In a single window of the Dinghuibacter silviterrae genome:
- a CDS encoding ABC transporter permease, which produces MIFRNAWRHLRAGKVYTVINVLGLAAGMAVALLIGLWITDELTFDHYHKDHARLAEAMYVQTVNGARSTSGEVPIPLRAALEQASGAGFEKMALTSHQMPFVMGTGDRKVSGTGMFVEPGFPSMFSLRLLEGSAGALQDPSSVLLSRSMAKALFGNGDALGKTVNISGRIDLKVAAVYDDLPPNTTFTTVGILASLDKFLKVAGMEDVKTKWGNRSFFLYALLHPGADANKISEGLRHLPGQHVEGSTDETFLYPMDRWHLYGDFTDGKPDGGRIRYVWLFGLTGIFVLLLACINFMNLSTARSAKRAKEVGIRKTMGALRGQLVGQFLGESVLLSLLASAAAMLMAALTLPFFNDLSGKQMQLPADQPVFWIVVLVFVLFTGLLSGCYPAFYLSGFRPIRVLKGILKVGPSARIPRRILVTVQFTVSVALIAGTLVVLKQVRYAEERPVGYSRAGLITLTMYDNDGFRNYAALRDALLKTGMVAGMTESSSPSTHIWNNYGDLDWRGKDPRTGAMFGMVAVTHDFGRTLGWEIRQGRDFSRSFATDTGAFILNETAAKLTGFTHPVGEIMHWEGKDRVITGVVKDLVMESPFMPVKPTVFFLDYSSWLGFVTIRLQPNVSVHDALAAIKPVFQQYQPGSPFEYEFVDDTYAAKFSDEQRLGQLAGIFAVLAVFISCLGLFGLASFMAEQRTKEVCVRKVLGASVFRIWRHLSGEFLALVCISCGTAVPVAWYFLDRWLQHYTYRTPLHWWLFAEACGAALLITLVTVSVQTVKAAWVNPADSLRTE; this is translated from the coding sequence ATGATCTTTAGAAACGCCTGGCGTCACCTGCGTGCCGGTAAAGTCTATACCGTGATCAATGTCCTGGGGCTGGCCGCCGGTATGGCGGTGGCCCTGTTGATCGGTTTATGGATAACGGACGAGCTTACGTTCGACCACTACCACAAGGACCACGCCCGCCTTGCGGAAGCGATGTATGTACAAACCGTGAATGGCGCGCGGTCGACGTCCGGAGAAGTCCCTATCCCATTGCGTGCCGCCCTGGAGCAGGCCTCCGGTGCCGGTTTTGAAAAGATGGCGCTGACCTCCCACCAGATGCCGTTTGTGATGGGCACCGGTGACAGGAAGGTGTCCGGGACAGGGATGTTTGTAGAGCCCGGGTTCCCGTCCATGTTTTCCCTCCGTCTGTTGGAAGGCAGTGCCGGCGCTCTTCAAGACCCGTCCTCTGTCCTGTTGTCCCGGTCCATGGCCAAAGCGCTTTTCGGGAACGGCGATGCGCTGGGTAAAACAGTAAACATCAGCGGCCGGATCGACCTGAAAGTGGCCGCGGTATACGACGACCTCCCTCCAAACACCACGTTTACCACCGTGGGTATTTTGGCTTCGCTGGACAAATTCCTGAAGGTAGCCGGCATGGAAGACGTCAAAACGAAATGGGGTAACCGCAGTTTTTTCTTATACGCATTGCTGCATCCCGGCGCGGACGCCAATAAAATATCGGAAGGCCTTCGCCACCTGCCCGGGCAACACGTAGAAGGGAGCACGGATGAAACGTTCCTGTATCCCATGGACCGCTGGCATTTGTACGGCGACTTTACCGACGGCAAACCGGACGGCGGCCGGATACGCTATGTATGGTTGTTTGGGCTCACCGGCATTTTCGTGCTTTTGCTGGCGTGTATCAATTTCATGAATTTGTCCACCGCCAGGAGCGCTAAACGGGCCAAGGAAGTCGGTATCCGGAAAACGATGGGCGCCCTGCGCGGCCAGTTGGTCGGGCAATTTCTTGGTGAGTCCGTTCTCCTGTCCCTGCTGGCGTCCGCGGCGGCGATGCTGATGGCCGCGCTCACCCTTCCCTTTTTCAATGACCTTTCGGGCAAACAAATGCAGCTGCCCGCGGATCAGCCTGTTTTCTGGATCGTAGTCCTGGTCTTCGTCTTGTTCACCGGGCTGCTCTCCGGTTGTTACCCCGCGTTTTACCTCTCGGGCTTCCGGCCCATCCGGGTCTTGAAGGGAATACTGAAGGTGGGCCCTTCTGCCCGAATACCGCGGAGGATCCTGGTAACGGTACAGTTTACCGTCTCCGTCGCCCTGATCGCGGGGACATTGGTGGTGCTCAAACAAGTCCGGTACGCGGAGGAAAGACCCGTCGGCTACAGCCGGGCGGGGTTGATCACGCTGACAATGTATGACAACGACGGTTTCCGGAATTATGCAGCGCTCCGGGATGCCCTGCTCAAGACGGGCATGGTCGCCGGTATGACCGAGTCCTCCAGCCCCTCCACCCACATCTGGAACAACTATGGAGACCTCGACTGGCGCGGCAAAGACCCCCGGACGGGCGCCATGTTCGGGATGGTGGCCGTGACCCACGACTTCGGCCGGACCCTCGGATGGGAAATACGGCAAGGCCGCGATTTTTCCAGGTCCTTCGCCACGGACACCGGTGCCTTTATCCTCAATGAAACCGCCGCGAAACTGACCGGTTTTACACACCCGGTGGGAGAAATCATGCACTGGGAAGGCAAAGACCGGGTCATCACCGGCGTGGTCAAAGACCTCGTCATGGAGTCCCCCTTCATGCCCGTAAAACCAACGGTTTTTTTCCTCGACTACAGCAGCTGGCTGGGCTTCGTGACCATCCGTCTCCAACCCAATGTCTCCGTGCATGACGCCCTGGCGGCGATCAAGCCGGTATTCCAACAATACCAGCCCGGGAGCCCCTTCGAATACGAATTTGTAGACGACACCTATGCCGCGAAGTTTTCGGACGAACAACGGCTTGGCCAGCTCGCCGGTATATTTGCGGTGCTCGCCGTCTTTATTTCCTGCCTTGGTCTTTTCGGCCTGGCCTCGTTTATGGCGGAACAGCGCACAAAGGAAGTCTGCGTGCGCAAAGTACTTGGCGCCTCCGTTTTCCGTATATGGAGGCACCTGTCCGGTGAGTTCCTCGCCCTGGTGTGTATTTCCTGCGGGACGGCCGTTCCGGTCGCCTGGTATTTCCTGGACCGGTGGCTGCAACACTACACCTACCGCACCCCCTTGCACTGGTGGCTTTTTGCGGAAGCCTGCGGGGCGGCCCTCCTGATTACGCTGGTGACGGTCAGTGTACAAACCGTCAAGGCGGCTTGGGTGAATCCGGCGGATAGCTTGAGGACGGAGTAG
- a CDS encoding GH92 family glycosyl hydrolase yields MHVRILMTCTLGLVTLGAGTQQAAAQQNLVQYVHPIIGTQRMGHTFPGATVPFGMVQLSPETDTIPYEQNGRYNPDVYKYCAGYQYDDKTIVGFSHTHFSGTGHSDLGDFLVMPTVGPLRLNPGVAGEARSGFRSSFSHNNETAEADYYKVKLDDYNILAELTATTRVGMHRYTFPQTDQAHIILDLMYGIYNYDDKNVWTYLRVVNDTLVTGYRETSGWARTRKLFFAVTFSKPFISYGNRNYTRRTAYHGFWGKFNQGSNFPEIAGRQIRAYFDFKTTAGEAIGVKLALSPVSMENALANLRAEIPGWDFDAVKAAGQTAWNQQLQKITIDGADSDKVNFYTSMYHAFINPTIYMDGNGQYEGLDKEVHTADGFTNYTTFSLWDTHRALHPLFNIIEPTRNGDMVRSMLAHFDQSPEQMLPIWSNSANENWCMTGYHSVSVVCDAIVKGIGPFAPGSAHPFDPAAALDACVTTARHRNYDGIGDYIDLGYIPVDKNGNGVSTTLEYAYDDWCIAQAAQKLGKTDIYNEFIKRSQNYRNVWDPSISFMRPRLSDGTFRTTFDPLRTIDEGFIEGNAWNYSLYVPHDPAGLIALMGGNKRFVPHLDSLFTMDLPDKYFAETEDITRDGIIGNYVHGNEPSHHDIYLYDFTDQPWKAQALVRMVLWRMYKPTPDGLGGNDDTGQMSAWYIFSALGFYPVSPGDNKYWLGSPAVRSAVLTLESGKTFKINASNQNATNVYVQSATLNGAPLHRLYITYDEIMNGGNLEFVMGAKPNKKFGK; encoded by the coding sequence ATGCACGTGAGAATCCTAATGACCTGCACCCTGGGTCTGGTGACGCTGGGCGCGGGCACGCAACAGGCAGCCGCCCAGCAAAACCTCGTACAGTATGTCCACCCCATCATTGGGACCCAGCGCATGGGTCATACTTTCCCTGGCGCTACCGTGCCGTTTGGCATGGTCCAGCTGAGCCCGGAGACGGATACCATCCCGTACGAGCAAAACGGCCGGTATAATCCGGACGTGTATAAATACTGCGCGGGGTACCAATATGACGACAAAACCATCGTGGGTTTTAGCCATACGCATTTTAGCGGGACGGGGCACTCGGACCTGGGGGACTTCCTCGTGATGCCTACGGTGGGACCCCTTCGGCTGAACCCGGGGGTTGCGGGCGAGGCGCGGAGCGGGTTCCGGTCCTCCTTTTCCCACAATAATGAAACGGCCGAGGCGGACTATTATAAAGTAAAGCTGGACGACTACAATATCCTGGCGGAGCTAACGGCCACGACAAGGGTCGGTATGCACCGGTATACTTTTCCTCAGACCGATCAGGCCCATATTATCCTGGACCTGATGTATGGCATTTATAACTATGACGATAAAAACGTGTGGACGTACCTGCGCGTGGTGAACGACACGTTGGTGACGGGGTACCGGGAGACGTCGGGTTGGGCAAGGACAAGAAAATTGTTTTTTGCGGTGACCTTTTCCAAGCCGTTCATTTCGTATGGCAACCGCAACTATACGCGGCGGACGGCCTATCATGGGTTCTGGGGCAAGTTTAACCAGGGCAGCAATTTCCCGGAGATCGCGGGGCGCCAGATCAGGGCATACTTCGACTTTAAAACAACGGCGGGGGAAGCGATCGGGGTGAAGCTGGCGCTTTCGCCGGTGAGCATGGAGAACGCGCTGGCGAACCTGCGCGCGGAGATCCCGGGCTGGGACTTTGACGCGGTCAAGGCGGCGGGGCAGACGGCGTGGAACCAGCAGCTTCAGAAGATCACGATCGACGGGGCGGACTCGGACAAGGTCAATTTCTATACCTCGATGTACCATGCCTTTATCAACCCGACGATCTATATGGACGGGAACGGGCAGTATGAGGGGCTGGACAAGGAGGTGCATACGGCGGACGGGTTTACGAACTATACGACCTTTTCGCTTTGGGATACGCATCGCGCGCTGCACCCGCTCTTTAACATCATCGAGCCGACCCGGAACGGGGATATGGTGCGGTCTATGCTGGCGCACTTCGACCAAAGCCCGGAGCAGATGCTGCCGATCTGGTCGAACTCCGCCAACGAGAACTGGTGTATGACGGGGTACCATAGCGTGTCGGTGGTGTGCGACGCGATCGTGAAGGGCATCGGGCCCTTCGCGCCGGGAAGCGCACATCCTTTCGACCCGGCTGCGGCACTGGACGCCTGCGTCACCACCGCCCGTCACCGCAACTACGACGGCATCGGCGACTATATCGACCTCGGGTATATCCCCGTCGATAAGAATGGCAACGGCGTCTCCACGACCCTGGAATACGCCTATGACGACTGGTGCATCGCCCAGGCGGCACAAAAGTTGGGCAAGACCGACATTTATAACGAATTCATCAAACGTTCCCAGAACTACCGGAACGTGTGGGATCCTTCCATCAGCTTTATGCGCCCGCGCCTCAGCGACGGGACCTTCCGGACCACCTTTGACCCGCTCCGTACGATCGACGAAGGCTTTATCGAGGGCAATGCCTGGAACTACAGCCTGTACGTGCCGCACGACCCCGCAGGGCTGATCGCGCTGATGGGGGGTAACAAACGCTTTGTGCCGCACCTGGATTCCCTTTTTACGATGGACCTGCCCGACAAGTATTTTGCCGAAACCGAGGACATTACCCGGGACGGGATCATCGGCAACTATGTGCACGGGAACGAACCCTCGCACCACGACATTTATCTGTACGACTTCACCGACCAGCCCTGGAAGGCCCAGGCCCTCGTCCGCATGGTTCTTTGGCGGATGTACAAACCGACACCCGATGGCCTTGGCGGCAACGACGATACCGGGCAGATGAGCGCGTGGTATATCTTCAGCGCCCTTGGTTTTTACCCGGTATCTCCCGGCGACAATAAATACTGGCTGGGCAGCCCGGCGGTCCGTTCGGCGGTGCTGACGCTGGAGAGCGGGAAGACGTTCAAAATAAATGCGTCCAATCAAAACGCGACAAACGTCTACGTACAAAGCGCGACCCTGAATGGAGCGCCCCTACACCGTTTGTATATTACCTATGACGAAATCATGAACGGGGGGAACCTCGAATTTGTCATGGGGGCGAAACCGAATAAGAAATTCGGGAAATAA
- a CDS encoding family 20 glycosylhydrolase → MRRFSLLFLLTISVLSLQAQNLSLRWELLSNFYQGRRQAHCVLVLTNTGREALPPSGWALYFNGSSTPQAGPTPAGLQIDNLSGCLFRLRPTLGFLGIGAGDSVRMEYIASDYAANTSDAPEGWYLVFDNAPSKGYPVAHYTKTPITRPELFDRYPGDHIPEATPSNVYTWNQQADPGEAPDLLPLFPTPQSVRALGDSGAFYKGGAIFLGDDAFAGEAAYLKEQVRAQTGLAAAVRAATGAAVAPGAATGASSGADGIYLVKAVDTLPDEGYRLHLLGGVIRIEASTPAGMFYGIQTLLRLFPAGPHRSSYLLPALAITDQPRFSYRSLMLDVGRNFQTYDEILRVLDLMAFCKLNVFHFHLTDDEGWRLQIPTLPELTSVGAKRGHTLDDKDWLRPCYGSGPDTSSPTGSGYYTRAQFIHILTYAQRLHIRVIPEIESPGHARAAIKSMDNRYRRLMAEGRPTEALEFLLRDTTDQSVYSTPQAYHDDVMNVALPSVYRFIGRVTSELVSMYHDAGVPLETIHLGGDEVPAGVWERSPACLALVRAGVAASGVATAASATAGAMPQTVGDLWYYYFGKVDSILRGEGLYTSAWEEAGMRKTLQDGHPAILPNPDFAGGRMQVHIWNNGGGAEDLAYRMANGGYKVVLSVASHLYFDMSYNKSFDEFGYYWATFQDADKPFTYIPFDYLRLLQEDEQGNPLPPGLKASKERLTDYGKSNIVGLEGCLWGETLRGAGGLEYKLLPKLLGMAERAWAPDPVWATQHDTLAAKQASLEAWYAFASLLGRHILPQLDTYNGGYAYRIPPPGVMVRDGQVWANVQLPGLVIRYTVNGQEPGPNSALYRQPLRVHGKVRLRVFNTVGRGSRVVEVMNE, encoded by the coding sequence ATGAGACGTTTTTCGCTGCTCTTTCTGCTAACCATTTCGGTTTTGTCCCTCCAGGCCCAAAACCTTTCCCTCCGCTGGGAGCTTTTGTCCAACTTTTACCAGGGCCGCCGGCAAGCCCACTGCGTCCTGGTCCTCACCAATACCGGCCGGGAAGCCCTTCCCCCTTCCGGCTGGGCGCTCTATTTCAACGGATCTTCCACACCCCAGGCCGGACCCACCCCCGCCGGCCTCCAGATCGACAACCTCAGCGGTTGTCTCTTCCGGTTGCGGCCCACTTTGGGATTTCTCGGCATTGGCGCCGGCGACTCCGTCCGGATGGAATACATCGCGTCCGACTACGCCGCCAATACCTCCGACGCCCCCGAGGGCTGGTACCTCGTGTTTGACAACGCGCCTTCCAAAGGATACCCCGTCGCGCACTATACAAAAACCCCCATCACCCGCCCCGAGCTGTTCGACCGCTATCCCGGGGACCACATCCCCGAGGCCACCCCTTCGAACGTCTATACCTGGAACCAGCAGGCGGATCCGGGCGAGGCGCCCGATCTTCTTCCTCTTTTTCCCACGCCCCAGTCGGTCCGTGCCCTTGGGGATAGTGGCGCATTTTACAAAGGCGGCGCCATCTTCCTTGGGGATGATGCCTTTGCCGGCGAGGCGGCGTATTTGAAGGAGCAGGTGCGGGCGCAAACGGGGCTGGCCGCGGCGGTCCGTGCTGCCACCGGCGCCGCCGTTGCCCCGGGCGCCGCCACCGGCGCCTCCTCCGGCGCCGACGGCATCTACCTCGTGAAGGCCGTGGACACCCTCCCGGACGAAGGCTACCGCCTTCATTTGCTGGGCGGCGTCATTCGCATCGAGGCCTCCACGCCCGCCGGGATGTTCTACGGCATCCAGACGCTGCTCCGCCTGTTCCCCGCGGGCCCGCACCGGTCCTCGTACCTTCTCCCCGCGCTCGCCATCACCGACCAGCCCCGTTTTAGCTACCGCTCTCTCATGCTCGACGTAGGCCGCAACTTCCAGACCTACGACGAGATCCTGCGCGTCCTCGACCTCATGGCCTTTTGCAAACTCAATGTCTTCCACTTCCACCTCACCGACGATGAAGGCTGGCGCCTGCAAATCCCCACGCTGCCTGAACTCACCAGCGTAGGTGCCAAACGGGGGCACACCCTCGACGACAAAGACTGGCTGCGCCCCTGCTACGGCTCCGGCCCCGACACCAGCAGCCCCACCGGGAGCGGGTATTACACCCGCGCGCAGTTCATCCATATTTTGACATACGCCCAGCGCTTACACATCCGCGTTATCCCCGAAATCGAAAGCCCCGGCCACGCCAGGGCCGCCATCAAGTCGATGGACAACCGGTACCGCCGCCTGATGGCCGAAGGACGCCCCACCGAGGCCCTGGAATTCCTCCTCCGCGACACGACGGATCAATCGGTATACTCCACACCTCAGGCGTACCACGACGACGTCATGAACGTCGCGCTTCCCTCGGTGTATCGTTTTATCGGCCGCGTGACCTCGGAGCTCGTTTCCATGTACCACGACGCGGGTGTGCCCCTGGAAACCATCCACCTCGGCGGGGATGAGGTGCCCGCGGGGGTGTGGGAGCGGTCGCCGGCTTGCCTGGCGTTAGTCAGGGCGGGCGTCGCGGCATCCGGCGTCGCCACCGCGGCCTCCGCGACGGCGGGCGCCATGCCCCAGACGGTCGGCGACCTCTGGTACTACTACTTCGGCAAGGTCGACTCCATCCTTCGCGGCGAAGGTCTCTACACTTCCGCCTGGGAAGAAGCCGGCATGCGCAAAACCCTCCAGGACGGTCATCCCGCCATCCTGCCCAATCCTGATTTTGCGGGCGGACGTATGCAGGTACACATCTGGAACAATGGGGGTGGGGCGGAAGACCTCGCCTACCGCATGGCCAATGGCGGATACAAGGTAGTGCTGTCGGTGGCATCCCACCTCTACTTCGACATGTCCTACAACAAATCCTTTGACGAATTCGGCTACTACTGGGCCACCTTCCAGGACGCCGATAAACCCTTTACCTATATTCCCTTTGACTATCTACGGCTCTTACAGGAAGACGAACAGGGCAACCCCTTGCCACCGGGCCTCAAAGCGTCAAAGGAACGCCTCACCGACTACGGCAAGTCCAATATCGTCGGGCTCGAAGGATGTCTCTGGGGAGAAACCCTTAGGGGCGCCGGCGGCCTCGAATACAAGCTCCTCCCCAAACTCCTGGGCATGGCCGAACGCGCCTGGGCGCCTGATCCGGTGTGGGCCACCCAGCACGATACGCTGGCCGCGAAACAGGCTAGCCTGGAGGCATGGTATGCTTTTGCTTCCTTACTCGGACGCCACATCCTTCCCCAACTCGATACCTACAACGGGGGTTATGCCTACCGGATACCGCCCCCGGGCGTGATGGTCCGGGATGGCCAGGTATGGGCCAACGTCCAACTGCCGGGTTTGGTGATCCGGTATACCGTGAACGGGCAGGAGCCCGGGCCTAACAGCGCGTTGTATAGGCAGCCCCTTCGGGTGCATGGGAAGGTCCGTCTGCGGGTGTTTAATACGGTGGGGCGGGGGAGTAGGGTGGTTGAGGTTATGAACGAATAG
- a CDS encoding prenyltransferase/squalene oxidase repeat-containing protein, whose amino-acid sequence MVVLDWLLDSDPAIRWQVLHDLAHAPVEVATAERSRVATEGWGARLLALQGEDGQWAGGACFPARKFRPAQPEPGQPWTATLPTLQLLRDFGIDPHASLVRRAVAQVRDHCRWEHAGQPFFSGEVEPCINGRLIALGVYFNQNVDGVVSRLLGEQLGDGGWNCEAENGSVRSSFATTINVLEGLLAHERATGGSAESVAARRRGEEYLLERRLFRRKSTGEIVNPAWLQCSFPIRWQYDVLRALEYFRSVGNAPDPRMDEAIDLLRSKQQPDGTWLLENTHPGMVHFTLEDVDGQPSRWNTLRALRVLRWYEQSAR is encoded by the coding sequence ATGGTGGTACTAGATTGGCTTCTTGACTCGGATCCCGCCATACGCTGGCAAGTGTTGCACGATCTCGCCCATGCGCCGGTCGAAGTAGCCACAGCGGAACGCTCAAGGGTAGCTACCGAGGGCTGGGGCGCCCGGCTTCTGGCATTGCAGGGCGAAGATGGCCAGTGGGCAGGAGGCGCGTGCTTCCCCGCGCGGAAGTTTCGACCGGCACAACCGGAGCCAGGCCAGCCTTGGACTGCCACGCTGCCGACGCTCCAACTGCTGCGGGATTTCGGGATAGACCCGCACGCTAGCCTGGTACGCCGAGCGGTGGCGCAGGTCAGGGACCATTGTCGTTGGGAGCACGCCGGACAGCCGTTCTTCAGCGGCGAGGTCGAACCATGTATCAATGGTAGATTAATCGCATTGGGCGTTTATTTCAATCAGAATGTCGATGGTGTGGTCTCCCGCCTTCTAGGTGAGCAGCTCGGAGATGGTGGATGGAATTGTGAAGCAGAGAACGGTTCCGTCCGTTCGTCGTTCGCGACGACGATCAACGTCCTGGAAGGATTGTTGGCGCATGAGCGCGCCACCGGCGGCTCCGCGGAATCTGTTGCGGCCCGGCGCCGGGGCGAGGAGTACCTCCTCGAACGAAGACTTTTCCGGCGTAAGAGCACGGGCGAGATCGTCAATCCTGCCTGGCTGCAATGCTCATTTCCTATCCGCTGGCAGTACGACGTGCTACGTGCACTCGAATACTTCCGCTCAGTAGGGAATGCGCCGGACCCGCGCATGGACGAAGCGATCGACTTGCTTCGATCCAAACAGCAGCCCGATGGCACCTGGCTACTGGAGAACACGCATCCCGGCATGGTTCACTTTACACTGGAGGACGTCGATGGTCAGCCCAGCAGATGGAACACGCTGCGGGCGCTGCGTGTCCTACGCTGGTACGAGCAGTCTGCCCGCTGA
- a CDS encoding DUF1826 domain-containing protein: MKSEHQIHYVTNFQDLATTPFSGVMNAICWTRELIGDFAEIVKKVALTGNITVIEQEELCALQLSEQGQLARNILLHDLKALKDHGASPILNVINHYDQDDTYPFFPTDVYSFHVDRSPIPTDTFLCTYYGDSSEILPNAQGKKKVLIPEIRDELKKLYHGTEEGFESFLSEHFFDLHYQAEPNARIISLGLGHLWRLAVDHPESQVPPCLHRAPKEKSGQNRLLLIC; encoded by the coding sequence ATGAAAAGTGAGCATCAGATTCACTATGTCACAAATTTTCAAGACCTCGCAACTACGCCATTTAGTGGCGTAATGAATGCGATTTGTTGGACTCGTGAACTAATAGGTGATTTTGCCGAGATTGTAAAAAAGGTAGCGCTAACCGGGAATATAACGGTCATTGAACAAGAGGAGCTTTGTGCGCTTCAATTGAGTGAACAAGGGCAACTTGCCCGTAACATTCTTTTACATGACTTGAAGGCCTTGAAAGATCATGGCGCATCACCCATTCTTAATGTGATCAACCACTATGATCAGGATGATACCTACCCATTTTTCCCAACGGATGTTTATTCTTTTCATGTAGATCGCTCCCCCATACCAACCGATACCTTTTTATGCACTTACTATGGTGATTCGAGTGAAATATTGCCAAATGCACAAGGCAAAAAGAAAGTACTTATTCCAGAAATACGGGATGAGCTCAAAAAACTATATCATGGAACAGAGGAAGGTTTTGAGTCGTTTTTAAGTGAACATTTCTTTGATCTACACTATCAGGCTGAGCCTAATGCACGCATAATAAGCTTAGGCCTTGGTCACTTATGGAGGTTGGCGGTTGATCATCCTGAAAGTCAGGTTCCTCCTTGTCTTCACCGTGCGCCAAAGGAAAAATCGGGACAGAATAGGTTGTTGTTGATCTGTTGA
- a CDS encoding dihydrofolate reductase family protein, whose amino-acid sequence MRKLRYAINLSIDGCFGLSDLVPPGDEVGTYFMRLLRDVDLLIYGRKTYQIMVPYWPDIAKNPSGETAQDVEFAQAFDSCNKIVFSRTLDKAEGSNTRIVRTDLQEEILKLKQEQGKDMLVGGVALPAQLIALGLVDEFIFVVQPILSGGGRRLFEDLGLQEKVTLKLIGSTTFTSGHIALHYVKMPSQ is encoded by the coding sequence ATGAGAAAGCTACGCTACGCCATCAACCTTTCCATTGACGGCTGCTTCGGCCTATCCGATTTGGTCCCTCCCGGTGATGAAGTGGGCACATATTTTATGCGCCTTTTGCGGGACGTCGACCTGCTCATCTACGGGCGGAAAACCTATCAAATCATGGTTCCTTACTGGCCCGATATCGCAAAGAACCCTTCTGGTGAAACAGCACAAGATGTCGAATTTGCCCAGGCATTTGATTCCTGCAATAAAATTGTTTTTTCGCGGACGTTAGACAAGGCGGAAGGAAGTAACACCAGAATTGTTCGCACCGACCTCCAGGAGGAAATACTTAAATTAAAACAAGAACAAGGCAAAGATATGTTGGTGGGTGGCGTAGCGCTTCCTGCACAGCTGATTGCGCTGGGCCTGGTCGATGAATTTATTTTTGTTGTGCAACCCATCCTCTCAGGAGGAGGGAGAAGGTTGTTCGAAGACCTTGGCCTGCAGGAGAAAGTAACATTAAAACTTATCGGGTCGACGACTTTTACATCCGGGCATATTGCGCTTCATTACGTGAAAATGCCTTCTCAGTAA
- a CDS encoding VOC family protein, giving the protein MAICFDTFDGKANKMKKQITPCLWFDNQAKEAAALYCSVFKKSKITTQSPIVTEMDVSGQRLILLDGGPMYHPNPSISFYYICENVEEMEHIWEAFSKDGSIMMPLDTYPWSEKYGWVTDKFGISWQLALGKFKDVGQKITPYLLFTGKQYGRVDEAIDLYSSIFDNVKVDKMLRYGAGELPDKEGKVKHAQIDVDGQKLMLMESAAKHDFTFTEGVSLTLYCETQDEIDYYWEKLTENGEESMCGWLKDKFGVSWQIIPTILGEIMSNPAKAGKAAQAFMSMRKLNIEQIVQSSMS; this is encoded by the coding sequence ATGGCCATTTGCTTTGATACTTTTGACGGTAAAGCGAATAAAATGAAAAAACAAATTACACCCTGCCTTTGGTTTGACAATCAGGCAAAAGAAGCCGCGGCATTGTATTGTTCCGTTTTTAAAAAGTCCAAAATCACCACACAGTCCCCCATCGTGACGGAGATGGACGTGTCGGGACAAAGACTTATCCTTTTGGATGGCGGTCCCATGTATCATCCCAATCCCTCCATTTCGTTTTATTACATCTGTGAAAATGTAGAGGAAATGGAGCACATCTGGGAGGCCTTTAGCAAAGATGGCAGCATCATGATGCCTTTGGATACATATCCATGGAGTGAAAAATATGGATGGGTAACCGACAAGTTCGGCATATCCTGGCAACTGGCGCTAGGAAAATTCAAGGATGTTGGTCAGAAAATAACGCCCTATCTCCTGTTTACCGGCAAGCAATATGGCCGGGTTGATGAAGCCATTGACCTTTATTCCTCTATTTTTGACAACGTTAAAGTGGACAAAATGCTCCGCTATGGCGCTGGTGAATTACCCGACAAAGAAGGAAAAGTAAAACATGCACAAATCGATGTAGACGGACAGAAACTCATGCTGATGGAAAGTGCGGCGAAGCACGATTTTACGTTCACGGAGGGAGTGTCGTTAACTTTATATTGCGAAACGCAGGACGAGATAGATTATTACTGGGAAAAGCTCACTGAAAATGGAGAAGAAAGCATGTGTGGCTGGCTAAAAGATAAGTTCGGTGTATCGTGGCAAATCATTCCAACAATCCTTGGAGAAATTATGAGCAACCCAGCCAAGGCGGGCAAGGCAGCACAGGCGTTTATGTCCATGCGAAAGCTAAACATTGAACAAATTGTACAATCCTCTATGTCATGA